One window of the Shewanella litorisediminis genome contains the following:
- the pyrD gene encoding quinone-dependent dihydroorotate dehydrogenase translates to MFYKIAQSIMFQMDPERAHNLAIGSLKRTANTPMTAFYRQCIAHKPVTCMGITFPNPVGLAAGLDKDGEAIDAFHAMGFGHVEVGTVTPRPQPGNDLPRLFRLKPAKGIINRMGFNNKGVDNLVANLKAKKTDILVGVNIGKNKDTPVEEGKNDYLICMDKVYPHAAYIAVNISSPNTPGLRTLQYGDLLDDLLSSLKAKQTELADKHGKYVPIALKIAPDLSDEEIASIAASLIKNKFDAAIATNTTLSRDGVSGLANANETGGLSGKPLTELSTKVIKKLATELKGAIPIIGVGGINSSQDALAKFDAGATLVQIYSGFIYQGPKLIKDIVASYSAK, encoded by the coding sequence ATGTTTTACAAAATCGCGCAGTCTATCATGTTCCAAATGGATCCTGAGCGAGCCCACAATCTGGCCATTGGCAGCCTCAAGCGTACCGCTAACACACCGATGACGGCGTTTTACAGGCAGTGTATTGCGCATAAACCGGTGACTTGTATGGGGATCACCTTTCCTAACCCAGTGGGGCTTGCTGCCGGTCTGGACAAAGACGGTGAGGCGATTGACGCGTTCCACGCCATGGGTTTCGGTCATGTGGAAGTAGGGACTGTGACACCCCGTCCTCAGCCAGGCAACGACTTGCCGCGTTTGTTCCGCTTAAAGCCCGCCAAGGGCATCATCAACCGCATGGGCTTTAACAATAAGGGCGTGGACAATCTGGTTGCCAACCTTAAAGCCAAGAAAACCGATATTCTGGTTGGGGTGAATATTGGCAAAAACAAAGATACGCCGGTGGAAGAGGGTAAAAACGATTACCTGATTTGCATGGATAAGGTGTATCCCCATGCAGCCTATATTGCCGTGAATATTTCATCACCCAACACACCGGGTCTGCGTACCTTGCAATATGGCGATCTATTGGATGATCTCTTGTCATCGCTGAAAGCCAAGCAGACTGAACTGGCAGATAAGCATGGCAAATATGTGCCAATAGCACTTAAAATTGCACCGGATCTGAGCGATGAAGAAATCGCCAGTATTGCGGCATCCTTAATCAAAAATAAATTTGATGCGGCCATTGCGACCAACACCACATTAAGTCGTGATGGTGTGTCAGGTCTCGCTAACGCCAATGAAACCGGCGGTCTTTCAGGTAAACCTTTAACGGAATTATCGACCAAGGTGATCAAAAAGTTGGCCACTGAATTAAAAGGTGCGATCCCAATTATCGGTGTTGGTGGGATCAATTCATCTCAGGATGCTCTGGCTAAATTTGACGCAGGAGCCACACTTGTTCAAATATATTCTGGCTTTATTTATCAAGGGCCAAAATTAATAAAAGATATTGTCGCGTCCTATAGCGCAAAATAA